The genomic region GTCTGCTATGATTATCCCGGCCGGCATGTTATCTAATAGCCCTTGCTGGCCATCTCCATAGCCCTTGCACGTCATCTCTCCCAAGCACTCACCATGAAATATGATGATTAATATTAACCTTCCTGTATTTTAATCTTTGTATAGCTTTTTTTAAATCGGCTATAGCCAAAACTATTTATACTATCGCTATCCGATATATCTGGAGCCGATATATCGAATATCGATATATTTGGAAATGCCATATGAAAGACAACATGTTGAGCAAGGAGATGAGAAAGGGCTTCCTGAAGATGCTCGTCCTGAAGATCATCAGCGAGCGGCCCATTCACGGGTATGATATCATCAATGAGATAGAGTCAAAGACGATGGGGCACTGGGTGCCAAGCCCGGGGTCAATCTACCCGGCGCTCGACTTCCTGGAATCAAAAGGATACATAAGGATGGAGGAGATCGACAGGAAAAAAGTATA from Methanocella conradii HZ254 harbors:
- a CDS encoding PadR family transcriptional regulator, encoding MKDNMLSKEMRKGFLKMLVLKIISERPIHGYDIINEIESKTMGHWVPSPGSIYPALDFLESKGYIRMEEIDRKKVYTITEEGKEALKYIDQRRRELAREINAIFEDTTEESDDGKPCD